The Fulvivirga ligni genome window below encodes:
- the ppgK gene encoding polyphosphate--glucose phosphotransferase, with amino-acid sequence MEILGIDIGGSGIKGAIVDTKKGVLVSDRFRVETPKPSTPIAVAQVIKEIKDHFQWTDDIGCAFPTVVKCGKAMYNSNLDKAWKGQQIDDLFSEYCDDLKFTIINDADAAGIAEMKFGAGKNKSGLVMTITIGTGLGSGAFFNGELIPNFEVGRMFGKDGKVIERYAADSARKREDLSFKDWGKRLNFFLKHVERVFSPDYIILGGGVSKKIHLYRKQIDIKTPYSVSEKLNNAGIIGAAVNAAIRHK; translated from the coding sequence ATGGAAATACTAGGCATAGATATAGGAGGCTCAGGAATAAAAGGAGCCATAGTAGATACAAAAAAAGGCGTACTTGTTTCTGACAGATTTCGTGTGGAAACGCCCAAGCCATCTACCCCAATTGCGGTAGCTCAAGTAATCAAAGAAATAAAGGACCACTTCCAGTGGACTGATGATATTGGCTGTGCATTTCCAACAGTAGTGAAATGTGGCAAAGCCATGTACAATTCTAATCTGGATAAAGCCTGGAAAGGCCAGCAGATAGATGACCTCTTCAGCGAATACTGTGATGACCTCAAATTTACCATCATCAACGACGCCGATGCCGCAGGAATAGCAGAAATGAAGTTCGGAGCAGGCAAGAACAAATCAGGCTTGGTGATGACCATAACCATAGGCACAGGCCTGGGTAGCGGAGCCTTCTTCAACGGTGAGCTTATCCCAAATTTTGAAGTAGGCCGCATGTTTGGCAAAGATGGAAAAGTAATAGAACGCTACGCCGCGGATTCAGCCAGAAAGCGCGAAGACCTAAGCTTCAAAGACTGGGGCAAACGACTCAACTTCTTCCTCAAGCATGTAGAAAGAGTCTTTTCACCCGACTACATCATACTCGGCGGAGGCGTGAGCAAGAAAATACATCTTTACAGAAAGCAAATAGATATTAAAACCCCTTATTCCGTCTCCGAGAAGCTCAACAACGCAGGCATCATCGGCGCCGCAGTAAATGCAGCTATTAGGCATAAGTAA
- a CDS encoding DUF983 domain-containing protein: MKETSAMQAVAQGKCPRCRQGKMFKYSAYNVKKFMVMNANCECCDLKFEREPGFFIGAMYISYAFSVALFTTVGVALSVLGDFAVSTYIITIIIAVILLLPILFRYSRIIYLHAFGGVRYNPQACSQH; the protein is encoded by the coding sequence ATGAAGGAAACTAGTGCAATGCAAGCGGTGGCGCAGGGCAAATGTCCGCGCTGTAGACAAGGCAAGATGTTCAAATACTCTGCTTATAATGTTAAAAAGTTCATGGTTATGAATGCTAACTGCGAATGCTGTGATCTGAAATTTGAGAGGGAACCGGGCTTTTTCATAGGAGCCATGTACATTAGCTATGCTTTTTCGGTGGCACTTTTTACTACTGTGGGTGTTGCTTTGAGCGTACTTGGAGACTTTGCGGTGAGCACTTATATCATCACTATAATTATTGCTGTAATTCTTCTTCTGCCCATTTTATTTAGATATAGCAGGATTATATATCTCCATGCTTTTGGTGGTGTTAGGTATAACCCACAGGCATGTAGTCAGCATTGA
- a CDS encoding TonB-dependent receptor has product MSLTANAQKASVSGKVSDEDGKAVAQVQVFIDGTEISTTTSDQGDYNLKNIKPGEYQLVAFYPGLQTASSKIVLKAGKNEVNFNLKQLESTLDEVTIKDKREQTTGIRRLNAVEGFSIYDAKKNEVIVLDDVVANKASNNARQIFAKVSGLNIWESDCAGLQIGVGGRGLSPNRNSNFNTRQNGYDISADALGYPESYYSPAIQAVDRVEIVRGAASLQYGTQFGGLVNFVMKKGPEDKKIEFNTAQTGNSLGFYSGFNSVGGTVGKVNYYVYNRYAKGECWRCNSDFESNTTFANVNIAAGEKVDLSVDYTNMHYLAQQPGGLTDALFEEDPQQSIRDRNWFRVDWNLMSLKVNYRITDKLKVNFRNFALIGGRDALGNLGRIDRTDDLGERNLFVDDFTNFGNETRFIHNYKLGAQPSVLLVGGRYYHGLTKRKQGNGPAGDGADFNFLNPDNLEGSDYEFPGENISAFAENVFNLTDKWSVTPGVRFEHIKTEAQGYYQDVTLVVDPNTGLGVDSTFQVYEDKSRTRSFVFFGVGSGYKYSQNLELYANYSQNYRSINFNDIRVENPNLQVDENIHDEKGYNVELGVRGNKPGIINYDISLFYLKYKDRIGSVLKVDQENFRIYRYRTNISDSRNIGLEAFAEVNVNHWLKLKKVNALNIFANVSVIDAMYVDSDEEAISGNEVELVPPFSLKTGVNASIGRLKLAYQFSYTQQQYSDASNAEKTPSAVEGIIPTYYVMDLSGAYQFNQYFGIEAGINNLTNNYYFTRRASGYPGPGIIPSDGRSFYITLKGKIGK; this is encoded by the coding sequence ATGAGCCTCACAGCAAATGCTCAAAAGGCTAGCGTTAGTGGTAAAGTCTCAGATGAAGATGGTAAGGCTGTAGCTCAGGTGCAGGTATTCATCGATGGTACAGAAATTAGCACTACCACCTCTGACCAGGGTGATTACAATTTAAAGAATATTAAACCTGGCGAATATCAGCTTGTTGCCTTCTATCCTGGTTTACAAACAGCGTCCAGCAAGATAGTGCTAAAAGCCGGTAAGAATGAAGTGAACTTTAACCTTAAACAGCTTGAATCCACTCTTGATGAGGTCACTATCAAAGATAAGCGCGAACAAACCACCGGTATTAGAAGGCTTAATGCAGTAGAAGGTTTTAGTATTTATGACGCCAAGAAGAATGAGGTAATTGTACTCGATGATGTGGTAGCAAACAAGGCTTCTAACAATGCCAGACAAATCTTCGCTAAGGTATCAGGTCTAAATATCTGGGAGAGCGATTGTGCAGGTCTACAAATAGGAGTAGGGGGTAGAGGTTTAAGTCCTAATCGCAATTCTAACTTCAATACAAGACAAAATGGATACGACATCAGTGCAGATGCATTAGGTTACCCTGAGAGCTATTATTCTCCTGCCATTCAAGCAGTGGATAGAGTGGAGATCGTCAGGGGTGCCGCTTCTTTGCAATACGGAACACAGTTTGGCGGATTAGTGAACTTCGTAATGAAAAAAGGCCCTGAGGATAAGAAAATTGAGTTCAATACAGCACAGACTGGAAACTCACTTGGTTTCTATAGTGGTTTTAACAGCGTTGGCGGCACCGTAGGGAAGGTGAATTACTATGTCTATAACCGATATGCCAAAGGTGAGTGCTGGAGATGTAATTCTGATTTTGAATCAAACACCACCTTTGCCAATGTCAATATAGCGGCAGGTGAGAAGGTAGACTTAAGTGTTGATTATACGAACATGCACTACCTGGCTCAGCAGCCCGGAGGACTAACAGATGCCTTGTTTGAAGAAGATCCACAGCAGTCTATAAGAGATAGAAATTGGTTTCGGGTAGACTGGAACCTCATGTCCTTAAAAGTGAACTATCGAATTACAGATAAGCTGAAAGTGAATTTTAGAAATTTTGCCCTCATAGGTGGAAGAGATGCGCTTGGCAATCTGGGGAGAATAGATAGAACCGATGATCTGGGTGAAAGAAACCTTTTCGTTGATGATTTTACCAACTTCGGTAATGAAACTCGCTTCATCCATAATTACAAGCTCGGCGCCCAGCCTTCTGTGCTTTTGGTAGGAGGTAGGTACTACCATGGCCTTACTAAAAGGAAGCAAGGTAATGGCCCCGCAGGTGATGGTGCGGACTTCAACTTTCTAAATCCGGATAATCTTGAGGGCTCTGATTATGAGTTTCCGGGTGAGAATATTTCAGCTTTTGCCGAAAACGTATTCAACCTTACAGACAAGTGGAGTGTGACACCGGGAGTACGTTTCGAACACATCAAAACAGAAGCGCAAGGCTACTATCAGGATGTTACTTTAGTTGTTGATCCTAATACTGGGCTCGGTGTGGATTCCACTTTTCAGGTGTATGAAGATAAAAGCAGAACCCGTTCATTTGTGTTTTTCGGAGTGGGGTCTGGATATAAGTATTCTCAAAACTTAGAGCTATACGCTAACTATTCTCAAAACTACCGATCTATTAATTTCAACGACATCCGCGTAGAAAATCCTAACCTTCAGGTAGATGAAAATATTCATGATGAGAAAGGCTACAATGTGGAGCTTGGTGTGCGTGGTAATAAACCCGGAATCATTAATTATGACATCAGCCTGTTTTATCTAAAGTATAAAGACAGAATAGGTTCGGTACTGAAAGTAGATCAGGAGAATTTCAGAATTTACCGATACAGAACTAACATTTCAGATTCGAGAAACATTGGACTGGAGGCATTCGCAGAGGTGAATGTAAACCACTGGCTAAAATTGAAGAAGGTAAACGCACTGAATATTTTTGCCAATGTAAGCGTCATAGACGCGATGTATGTGGATTCTGATGAAGAAGCCATAAGTGGCAACGAAGTAGAGTTGGTGCCACCTTTCAGTCTTAAGACCGGTGTTAATGCATCTATAGGCAGACTAAAGCTAGCCTACCAGTTCTCCTACACCCAGCAGCAGTACAGCGACGCCTCCAACGCAGAAAAAACACCTTCAGCAGTAGAAGGAATTATCCCTACCTACTACGTAATGGATCTTTCTGGCGCCTACCAGTTTAATCAATATTTCGGTATAGAAGCAGGCATCAACAACTTAACCAATAATTATTACTTCACAAGAAGAGCCTCCGGCTACCCCGGCCCCGGCATCATCCCATCTGACGGAAGAAGCTTTTACATCACCCTCAAAGGGAAAATAGGGAAATAG
- a CDS encoding endonuclease encodes MKKRSLLALLCLISTVVFGQVQNGSFESWSGSTPNGWTTIDGGISVSSNSSTVKSGSTTARVTVNTTTQSNTDFLQTISVTPGVNYNFSVWVYHTEGHVRARLYVDGYRDYSANATTGQWQQITYSYTPSTSSILVGLRFYDVSGFDGSEVVYVDDFQPTSGGGGGGGGSGCSDTEVTLSLNTDNYGSETSWELKSSSSTVLYSGNGYASNSSYSEDFCLADGSYTFIIYDAYGDGICCSYGSGSYVLSGSSSYASGGDFGSQESTSFTIGSGGGGGGGTGYYAGTSGLGGYTLKTALYDIIKTHTAQGYGALWTFYSSNELDAYYENDGTILDIYSEKPGGSDSYTFTKVSDQCGTYAVEGDCYNREHSFPRSWFGGAIEPMNSDVHHIFPTDGYVNGRRSSYPYGEVGSASYTSSNGSKLGSAVSGLGYSGTVFEPIDEFKGDVARAYFYMATRYQNVIGSWESNSSYSNAVLNGTNNQVFESWMLNMLISWHNSDPVSQKERDRNDAVHSYQGNRNPFVDHPEWVASIWGSGSPFARKASDVVENQVDMKVYYYDNTLHFKGIEPTRIIVLDVSGKVVIDQAVSQETAEIPLVLPQKGIYILQVESDQSPMSQLIMAQ; translated from the coding sequence ATGAAAAAAAGATCTTTACTAGCATTATTATGTCTAATTAGCACCGTTGTTTTTGGCCAGGTGCAAAATGGTTCGTTTGAATCATGGTCGGGAAGTACCCCTAACGGCTGGACTACCATAGACGGTGGTATCAGCGTGAGCTCTAACTCCAGTACGGTGAAGTCTGGCAGTACCACAGCTAGAGTAACCGTGAATACCACAACTCAGAGTAATACCGATTTTCTTCAAACCATAAGCGTAACGCCTGGTGTGAATTATAACTTTTCTGTTTGGGTATACCATACAGAAGGGCATGTGAGAGCACGACTTTATGTAGATGGTTATAGAGATTATTCAGCGAATGCCACTACCGGTCAGTGGCAGCAAATAACTTACAGCTATACGCCGTCAACATCTTCCATATTGGTAGGCCTCCGCTTCTATGATGTAAGCGGCTTTGATGGCTCCGAGGTGGTGTATGTAGATGACTTTCAGCCTACCTCTGGCGGAGGTGGTGGAGGCGGTGGCTCAGGCTGTAGCGATACTGAAGTTACACTTTCATTAAACACGGATAACTACGGTTCAGAGACCAGCTGGGAACTTAAAAGCAGTAGTAGTACAGTGTTATATTCCGGAAACGGCTATGCCAGCAACTCATCTTATTCAGAAGATTTTTGCCTGGCAGATGGTAGCTACACGTTCATTATTTATGATGCTTATGGTGATGGTATCTGCTGTTCTTATGGCAGCGGATCATATGTACTTTCAGGAAGCAGTTCTTATGCTTCAGGTGGTGATTTTGGTAGCCAGGAAAGTACTAGCTTCACCATTGGTTCTGGTGGTGGAGGCGGAGGTGGCACTGGCTATTATGCTGGTACATCTGGCCTAGGTGGATATACCTTGAAAACGGCATTGTATGATATTATCAAAACGCATACCGCTCAAGGCTATGGTGCCTTATGGACTTTCTATTCTTCTAACGAATTAGATGCTTACTATGAAAATGACGGAACAATATTGGATATCTACTCAGAAAAGCCGGGAGGATCAGATAGCTATACCTTTACCAAAGTAAGTGACCAGTGCGGTACTTACGCTGTGGAAGGAGATTGCTATAACAGAGAACATAGCTTTCCTAGAAGCTGGTTTGGTGGAGCTATTGAGCCGATGAACTCAGACGTACACCATATTTTCCCGACTGATGGATATGTTAACGGTCGCAGAAGCAGCTATCCTTACGGTGAAGTAGGAAGCGCCAGCTATACCTCATCTAATGGTAGTAAGTTAGGCTCAGCAGTGAGTGGATTGGGCTATTCAGGTACAGTATTCGAACCAATAGATGAATTTAAGGGAGATGTGGCCAGAGCTTATTTCTACATGGCTACCAGATATCAAAATGTAATCGGATCATGGGAATCTAACTCTTCTTATTCTAATGCCGTTTTAAACGGAACCAATAATCAAGTATTTGAGTCATGGATGCTCAACATGTTGATTAGCTGGCATAATAGTGACCCCGTAAGCCAAAAAGAAAGAGATAGAAATGATGCTGTTCATAGCTATCAGGGTAATAGAAACCCATTTGTAGATCATCCTGAGTGGGTAGCATCTATTTGGGGAAGTGGTTCTCCGTTTGCTAGAAAAGCCTCTGATGTCGTTGAAAATCAGGTTGATATGAAAGTGTATTACTATGACAATACTTTACACTTCAAAGGAATTGAGCCCACAAGAATTATTGTTTTAGATGTTTCAGGTAAGGTAGTTATTGATCAGGCTGTTAGCCAAGAGACCGCTGAAATTCCTCTTGTTCTACCTCAAAAAGGTATTTATATTCTTCAGGTTGAATCAGATCAGTCGCCAATGAGTCAATTGATAATGGCTCAGTAA
- a CDS encoding M20/M25/M40 family metallo-hydrolase has protein sequence MKPYFRYFIMAGLCFSMHLSLAQKSKVERKIVQTIDKHNDQYIDLLKKSVSINSGTMNFDGVREVGKLYKQELDALGFETTLTSGQAFNRAGHLVAKHMGKKGPKILLIGHLDTVFEPENPFQEYKMLNDSIMNGPGVADMKGGDVIIIAAMRALKEAGVLDDMSITIVMTGDEEKSGSPLELSKKELVDAAEWADIALGFENADGNPKTIVVSRRGSLSWSLEVKGNAAHSSQIFTDKVGTGSIYETSRILNEFYTQLSGEHNLTFNPGFIIGGTQVKMDEDGGGGTAHGKTNVVSESTIVRGDIRAVSLEQLEKAQKVMQDIVSKNYPKTSAVLTFAENGYPPLGLTDGNNQLLKVYDQVSKDLGFGPVDPVNPRNAGAADISFTAGYVDMAVDGLGLSGADDHTVNETGNLNMVPVQAKRAAVLMYRLSRD, from the coding sequence ATGAAACCTTACTTCCGCTATTTCATAATGGCCGGTTTATGCTTTTCTATGCATTTATCCTTAGCTCAAAAGTCTAAAGTTGAGCGTAAAATTGTACAGACCATAGACAAGCATAACGATCAATACATTGACCTTTTAAAAAAATCAGTTAGTATAAATAGTGGCACCATGAATTTCGATGGTGTTAGAGAGGTGGGGAAGTTATACAAACAAGAGCTTGATGCTTTAGGCTTCGAGACTACACTCACTTCAGGGCAAGCTTTTAATCGTGCCGGACATCTCGTAGCGAAACACATGGGCAAAAAAGGCCCTAAAATTCTTTTAATCGGTCATTTAGATACGGTTTTTGAACCAGAGAATCCTTTTCAGGAATACAAAATGCTGAATGATTCCATTATGAACGGACCTGGTGTGGCTGATATGAAAGGTGGCGATGTAATCATTATTGCAGCCATGCGAGCCCTTAAAGAAGCAGGTGTACTTGATGACATGTCCATTACGATAGTGATGACAGGTGATGAAGAGAAAAGTGGAAGTCCGCTAGAGCTCAGCAAAAAAGAATTAGTAGATGCCGCCGAATGGGCTGACATTGCTTTAGGTTTTGAAAATGCCGATGGAAACCCAAAGACCATTGTGGTATCCAGAAGAGGATCACTAAGCTGGTCTTTAGAAGTAAAGGGCAATGCTGCTCACTCTTCACAGATCTTCACTGACAAAGTAGGTACGGGCTCTATTTATGAGACCAGCAGAATATTAAATGAGTTCTACACACAATTATCAGGCGAACATAACCTGACCTTCAATCCAGGCTTTATCATTGGCGGCACCCAGGTAAAAATGGATGAAGATGGCGGCGGCGGTACTGCCCACGGAAAAACCAACGTAGTATCAGAAAGCACCATCGTTCGTGGTGACATTAGAGCTGTTTCTTTGGAGCAACTGGAAAAGGCTCAAAAAGTGATGCAGGATATAGTGAGCAAAAACTATCCAAAAACCAGCGCCGTTTTAACTTTCGCTGAAAATGGATATCCTCCCCTGGGCCTTACTGATGGCAACAACCAACTGCTAAAAGTATACGACCAGGTAAGTAAAGACCTAGGCTTTGGCCCCGTGGACCCGGTAAACCCCAGAAATGCCGGAGCCGCAGACATCTCCTTCACCGCCGGATATGTGGACATGGCAGTTGATGGCCTCGGCCTCAGCGGCGCTGATGATCATACCGTCAATGAAACTGGTAACCTGAATATGGTTCCAGTGCAAGCCAAAAGAGCGGCGGTTTTGATGTACAGGTTGTCGAGGGATTAG
- a CDS encoding helix-turn-helix transcriptional regulator, giving the protein MKKHIPILESCTLSDSNKNQILIEKFAPYLKKNTNMVFPHRHNFYHLVIFTQGSGYHTIDFQKFPVTAGQIYFMAPGQVHGWHFDDEVDGFVVNFDKGYYESFLLAADKIDQFSFFNGIAEDGVIQLEEGLKNEVLTLFESLYKEVNTTEMAYWDLTRTLLLHIFMLIEKGNTKGEPSQKPNYNFTIVKNFQRLIEKHFATHRLPSEYAELLYITPNHLNAVCREHLGNSAGEIIRNRIILEAKRLLVLDHLTISEIAYALNFKDNSYFSKFFKKQVGASPEEFRRGREW; this is encoded by the coding sequence ATGAAAAAGCATATTCCTATTCTTGAGAGCTGCACGCTGTCGGATTCCAATAAGAATCAGATACTTATAGAAAAGTTTGCACCTTACCTGAAGAAGAATACGAACATGGTTTTTCCGCACAGGCATAACTTTTATCACCTTGTCATTTTCACTCAGGGAAGTGGCTACCACACCATCGATTTCCAAAAATTCCCAGTAACGGCCGGACAAATTTACTTTATGGCTCCAGGGCAGGTCCATGGATGGCATTTTGATGATGAGGTAGATGGATTTGTGGTGAATTTTGACAAAGGCTATTACGAATCATTCCTATTAGCGGCTGACAAAATAGATCAATTCAGTTTCTTCAATGGCATTGCTGAGGATGGCGTCATTCAACTTGAGGAAGGTCTAAAAAATGAGGTATTAACGCTTTTCGAATCCTTATATAAGGAGGTTAACACCACGGAGATGGCTTATTGGGATCTTACCAGAACGCTGCTGCTGCACATTTTCATGCTCATCGAGAAGGGTAATACAAAAGGAGAACCAAGCCAGAAGCCCAATTACAATTTCACTATCGTTAAGAACTTTCAGAGGCTTATTGAGAAGCACTTCGCTACTCATAGGCTCCCTAGTGAATACGCAGAGTTGCTTTACATCACTCCTAATCACCTGAACGCAGTCTGTAGAGAGCACCTGGGCAACTCAGCTGGAGAAATCATCAGAAACAGAATTATCCTAGAGGCTAAAAGGCTTCTGGTACTCGATCATTTAACCATATCAGAAATCGCTTACGCGCTAAATTTTAAGGACAACTCTTATTTCAGTAAGTTTTTTAAGAAACAGGTGGGGGCTAGTCCGGAGGAGTTTCGGCGTGGGAGGGAATGGTGA
- a CDS encoding alpha amylase C-terminal domain-containing protein: protein MTEESLQLVQDDPWLKPYEEDINKRYEFYVDKYKDITNAHKSLKSYASRDKELGFHYDHDKKGWWYREWAPAAQQLWLIGDFNGWDSQSHALEKKEDGIWEIFLPDEGNQNVLPHQSRVKVKVMANDQYKDRIPAYINRAVQDEQTHDFSGQIWNPAEPFHWTDQSFDLDAIKEPIIYECHLGMAQEKEGVGTYREFADNILPRIQDLGYNCVQFMAIKEHPYYGSFGYHVSNFFAPSSRFGSPEDLKYMVNKAHEMGMAVIMDMVHSHAVKNMSEGLNDFDGSGHQYFHEGGRGYHTGWDSKLFDYSKDEVLRFLLSNVRYWIEEFHFDGYRFDGVTSMMYHHHGDHVSFDHYDKYFKDMVDWDAIRYLQLANVLIHELKPAAISIAEDMSGMPGISRKVDEGGVGFDYRLGMGIPDYWIKILKHTPDEDWDIHQIWDVLSNRRWKEKTIAYSESHDQALVGDKTLAFWLMDKEMYWHMSKDDDNIIIDRGMALHKLLRLITATVGGEGYLNFIGNEFGHPEWIDFPRQDNGWSYKYARRQWQLVDNPDLKYQYLNNFDRAMVHVMKDNHVLSANPAQQLNMDAENKVIIYERNNLIFIINFHSSHSIADYTFTSNQAGKYKAVLISDAPEFGGHNRVDANTEYHTLKDDKLSVYIPSRSALVLKKVD from the coding sequence ATGACCGAAGAAAGCCTTCAACTCGTACAAGATGATCCGTGGTTAAAACCATACGAAGAGGACATTAATAAAAGATATGAGTTCTATGTAGATAAATACAAAGACATTACCAATGCCCATAAGTCACTTAAGAGTTATGCCAGCAGAGATAAGGAACTTGGTTTTCATTATGATCATGATAAAAAAGGCTGGTGGTATAGAGAGTGGGCTCCTGCTGCACAGCAGCTGTGGTTGATAGGCGATTTTAACGGTTGGGATAGTCAAAGTCATGCCTTAGAGAAGAAAGAGGACGGTATTTGGGAGATTTTTTTGCCTGATGAAGGTAATCAGAACGTACTTCCACACCAGTCAAGGGTAAAGGTGAAGGTAATGGCCAATGATCAATATAAGGATCGAATTCCGGCTTACATCAACAGGGCGGTGCAGGATGAACAAACACATGATTTCTCTGGCCAGATATGGAATCCCGCTGAGCCATTCCATTGGACAGATCAGTCTTTTGATCTCGATGCTATAAAGGAACCAATCATTTATGAGTGTCATTTAGGTATGGCTCAGGAGAAGGAAGGGGTAGGCACCTATCGTGAATTCGCTGATAATATTTTACCCAGGATTCAGGATTTGGGATATAACTGCGTGCAGTTTATGGCTATCAAGGAGCATCCTTATTATGGCTCTTTTGGCTATCATGTTTCTAATTTCTTCGCGCCCTCATCTCGTTTTGGAAGCCCGGAGGACCTGAAATACATGGTTAACAAAGCCCATGAAATGGGAATGGCGGTGATCATGGATATGGTGCACTCGCATGCCGTGAAGAACATGTCTGAGGGACTCAATGATTTTGATGGTTCCGGACATCAGTATTTCCATGAAGGGGGCCGCGGTTATCATACAGGCTGGGATTCTAAGCTCTTTGATTACAGCAAGGATGAAGTATTGCGCTTCCTACTTTCAAATGTGAGATACTGGATCGAAGAGTTTCATTTTGATGGCTATAGGTTCGATGGTGTCACTTCCATGATGTATCACCACCATGGTGATCATGTGTCTTTTGATCATTATGACAAGTATTTTAAAGACATGGTAGACTGGGACGCTATCAGGTATTTACAATTGGCCAATGTGCTTATACATGAATTAAAGCCTGCTGCCATTTCTATTGCAGAAGATATGAGCGGTATGCCGGGCATTAGCCGAAAGGTAGATGAAGGCGGGGTGGGTTTTGATTACCGCCTGGGTATGGGAATACCAGATTATTGGATTAAAATTTTGAAGCATACACCAGATGAAGACTGGGATATTCATCAGATCTGGGATGTGCTTTCTAACCGCAGATGGAAGGAGAAAACAATCGCCTATTCTGAATCTCATGATCAAGCTCTAGTAGGAGATAAAACCCTGGCCTTCTGGCTTATGGATAAAGAAATGTATTGGCACATGTCTAAAGATGACGATAATATCATCATAGATAGAGGCATGGCATTACATAAGCTTCTACGATTAATAACTGCCACGGTAGGAGGAGAGGGCTATCTGAACTTTATTGGCAATGAGTTTGGTCATCCGGAGTGGATAGATTTCCCGAGACAAGATAATGGCTGGAGCTATAAATATGCTCGCAGACAATGGCAATTGGTTGACAACCCTGATCTTAAGTATCAGTATCTCAATAATTTTGACAGAGCCATGGTACATGTTATGAAAGATAATCATGTGCTTTCGGCCAATCCGGCGCAGCAGCTAAACATGGATGCTGAAAATAAGGTGATTATTTATGAAAGGAATAACCTCATTTTCATCATCAACTTCCATTCATCACATTCTATAGCAGATTACACATTTACATCTAACCAGGCAGGAAAATATAAGGCTGTGCTTATATCAGATGCTCCTGAGTTTGGTGGTCATAATAGGGTAGATGCCAATACAGAATATCACACACTTAAAGATGATAAGCTTAGTGTTTATATCCCAAGCAGATCAGCTTTGGTGCTGAAGAAGGTGGATTAA